The Miscanthus floridulus cultivar M001 unplaced genomic scaffold, ASM1932011v1 fs_316_3_4, whole genome shotgun sequence genome contains the following window.
CCATGGCCATTACTATTGCCGATGGATCGACATGGATGGCGCGCGTCTCGGTCTCAGGGGGGCTGGCTGCAGTATATGTACGTGTGTCCATGCCCTGCTCCAACGGCGGGCGTCTCCGACGATCCCCGCTGGTTGGGCAGGCATTTACTGATCAACTCGATGGCTCCGATCGATCCGTGTCCGGCCGGCACGAGTGCATGCGGTGTGCTCGCGCACACGCTCTCGCCATCCTGCCGCCATTACCCATATCGGTCACTTCTTCCATGCATCCACCGCGCCAATACGATTCACTGTCGTTCCACAGCATATACATGTACTGTACTGCTAAGGAGAAGTATTTACTACAGCATTTTATTTATTATTAActaattaattatatattatTAAGCAGATGCATCAGATTTTTTGGGGTTCTAATGCTACGCCACTGGTGTCAGCTACAGTACGCTCCGGCATAGGCGACAGTGGCATGGCATCGATCGATCGAAGGACGACGAGTTCATTCAGACAGGTGTTCAAGCACAGGCCCAAGGTACCTGTCGATCGTCTCGCTCTCGCGTCAGAGACGCTCGCAGCACTGATTCCCGTCGATCCCTGTAAGTCGAAAGCTTTGGAGAACGTACATTTCCCGTTGAAATGAAAAGCATAGCCAGTAGTAGGCCAAACGTACAGTGCGGAGCGGTTGCCTTAATCGTGTTCTAGTCTGGTGATGACGCAACAGCCAGCCAAATATTACTCCCTCGGTCCCTCTCCCTCCTAAATAAAACTCTAAAACAAATACCCATTTTATATATAAAAAGGGTATCAACGTATAATAATGATCACACGCTGAAAATAAAGAAACTAGTGGCATAATGTAGTCCATAAGCTAAAAGTACTTGTATCGTGGAACAAATTTTAAACGCTACAAATGTAGGTGAAATCAAGGAAAACTGTGAATATATACTCTGCCCTAAATTGTGCTTGTGCTCCCTCTATcccaaaaaaatataattttaggATCCATGACAGTCAAGCTAACTCCGGTTtggccaaatttatagaaaataatattagcatttacGTCTccaattatgaaaatatattctataattaatttaatgatacttattttgtatcataagtTTTAGTAGTTCTTTATATAATTTTGATCACAGTTTAAATCAGTTGACTCATCAAAAAATGAAAATTGCATTCTTTCTAGAATAAAGGAAGTAAGTCGTTCTGATTTTTTTCTCgatattgtaaggaaaatggacccttggcccatttactttgaattttggtgtttgatgactaacacaaccaaattggactaatgaatttgcaagtgtttgttttgtagttcaatagggtgcaagacgtaacttggacgaaggcgacgtgatgatccgatgatcaacacctcaagcaagaccttaagagcacaagagaagacccaagagatcaagcaaagtccaagcatgaagattgaaaccaagccgtatgcaagatcgcgaagaaacgagctcgcataggcgaccagacactggtggctcggcagtcgggacgaccggacgctggaccggtggctcggcagtcgggacaaccggacgctggaccagtggctctgcagtcgggggcgaccgaacgctggaccgactctacagtcgggacgaccggacgagggcggcgaaaccgaccggacgtagggaagcagcatccgatcgagtacagagaggttccaaagcggcaaatctgcgaccggacgcgtccggtggcaggcgacaggacgctggccagcgtccgatcagcacattgccggctcaacggtcgggacgggagtttgcatatctctaccttgctctttagcttccgcatttacattgtttaagatagttcatctattgcataggttttgctatagttagaaaaagagaccatagttttaGAGTTAGAatctttaagttgcctaattcacccccccccccccgctcttaggcgtcacggtcccttcaattggtatcagagccggttggttcattttggacctttggcttaaccgccgttgagccgacgctatttagagtggttgggatggataccgctaggcctccgtactttgacggcactaacttcccatactataaagctagaatggcttgccaccttgaggtggtagatttgggtgtatggagagtcactcgtgacgggatgaaacacatcaagaatcccaaaaaccccataaagagtgatgaaaaagaaatgcactacaatactagagctaaaaattgcttgtttgaatcacttagtatggatgtttttaaccaagtattcactttaaatacggcacatgaaatttggttaaaactccaagagctccatgacagcacaagcaatgtcctgtgagcaaaaacattatctagcaaagcaaaactatgattcctttactataaataatgatgagcttgttcgtgatatgtattctcgtttgaatctaattatcattgagctccattctataggattattaaagctagatgatgcggacatcatgaggaagatcatctccgtgctactacaaaataaatatgcaagcatcatcaccatccttcacaacatggaggacttgagcaacatgaccccgggcatagccattggcaagttagtggcatttgaaatatcatgtaagatgggtcaagaagaagcttcttcatcaagcaaaggcaaagctctcgcttgtagcaacaaaaagaagatgaagggcaagcaagttgagacaagctcaagctcaagttcctcaagtgaagatgaagaagaagatgaggacgacgatgatgatgatgaagattcaagtgatgatcaatcttcctcctccacctccgatcttgatgaagaatcaatcaaagtgatcaacaaggtggagaagatgatccaaaggctcaatgtcaagggtgtgcccatccaaattcaagatttcatttccacgaatcaaagaaatgagcaaagaaagagaggatgctatggatgcggcgagttagggcactttatggaagtttgtctaaacaagcccacacccaagacaaagaagaaggcatgcaagaaccaagccctcacatcaataagatcatgggatgattcttcaagtgaagaagaaccccatcacaagaggcgaggccgcaagcactcatcatcaagctcttctcgtgtgtgccttatggcacgaggtaatgaaagctcttcctctagtgagagtgatagtgatgatgatatgccttcttatcatgaacttgtgcaagaaaatcttaattatgctaaagcttgcactagtcaacaaaagaagctcaaaagtttaaaaaaaagctagatagttcacaaaaagaaTACAAAACcttacttgaacaatatgagaactttgctaatctcaatgttgaactatctactaaaattgagaaacttgagactagtgcaacaacaaatgcatgcacaatcaatgatgagcaactcttaaagaaaaatgaaaaattaaaagaaaagttagctagctcacaagaagcatataatagtttgcttgctaaaatagaaaccatgtgcaaacattgtgatgagctaactaataaagttgctaatcttgaagccgttagcacaacccccaccaaggcatctaaaaagaaaagttctatctttaacatgtctaaaaaggatgcctctacttcttgtaataatttatgtttagactcacctttggacaaccaagtttgtgttgagaaagttgttgtagatacatgcacacaagaggttgcaaaggagaatgagcaactcaagcaagaagtagctcacctcaccaaggacttgactcaagtaaaaggcaaggcgaagcaaacccaacttcatcaagataacaccgtcaagggagtgaagaagcttgatgaaggacaaaccatggtttgttacgtgtgccacaaggaaggtcacaagtcctatgagtgcaaggtgaagaatgggggaggagcaaagaagaaggaaaaaaagcaaacaagcaagctctccaacacctacaccaacaaggtggacaagaaggcctccacgccTTAtctcttgaaaaagaagaaaaatgacaaggtggtggccatcaaggtgaacaagcaagccaacaatgggatcaaacgcttttgggtgccaaaggaaatcatttcaaacatgaagagcaccaagaaggtttggatcccgaaagggaagtgagaattccatcggacttcggggaatttagagacttggcaaagtatgggtgcatttcatggggtgcattatgatggataaaatcattgccaagtgggttagtgaatactatggacccaaattctccttcccatgtcaggtaactagatgttattaatttttaattggtacatcttgcaattagattttcctacaattggtatctttaagcatttagttattcttcatgcctaggtttgcatttgcatgcttatatcttttgtcatgcatacactaggtatatcttatggtaggcttgctcggtctcctttttaacccttggagcaaacctacatggtttaaaattgcttagaaacacggcacatagcttgtcttacttttgtttatctaatatgtgccaaagtccaaattgtagataatctctgccgaatatcatttttgaaaatgattctcacattcatgagatgtcatctttcaagtggtattttgattctaaaatcaatgtgcatgatttctacaaagtttactacacttgtgtgcacaaatttagggggaggattactctacaagttggatgccttgagactaacatctttttaagcttatcatgtgtgtagtagtctcattgcaaggaaaatggagtccccggagctaagcatcatacttcaaatatccaccacctattgcaagtggtagaaatcaatttggtttccacatgtggtatttctaaaaccaatatcatcatgttgatttcattttgacatctatatgctttctccatgcattttatagattaaattcccttatgCAATAATGTGCCGattatgcatatactttgctttctatcatatgtatgcatatatttagggggagcttaatctatataatgtgaaagttaaattttgtgacctattcctttCTACattcaaaggatcacaaagtttgaccctcccttgtgccactaatgtcttccttttcggtgtttgattccaaagggggagaatttagaggaccaaagacaagcattaaAATAAGGGTAATGGTCCGAAAAAGGGAGGATAGtagattatggattgcctatgtattGAAaaaatttataggaagcaaggcttaaatccataatgccacatggggacatttgcaagggcaagatggtcttcaattggtatctaagtaggatattctagcatcatataaccttgccctttgcattgcatcctagcaagtagataggtttttaaaattaaaattttttattatttgcttactttggtcgtgttggcatcaatcaccaaaaagggagagattgtaaggaaaatagacccttggcccatttactttggattttggtgtttgatgactaacacaaccaaattgaactaatgaatttacaagtgtttattttgtagttcaatagggtgcaagacgtaacttggacgaaggcgacgtgatgatccgatgatcaacaccccAAGCAAGACCTtaagagcacaagagaagacccaagagatcaagcaaagtccaagcatgaagattggaaccaagccgtacgcaagaccgcgaagaaacgagctcgcagaggcgaccggacgctggaccgaatgctggtggctcggcagtcgggacgaccagacgctggaccggtggctcagcagtcgggacaaccggacgctggaccggtggctctgcagtcggggtgaccggacgctggaccgactctgcagtcgggacgaccggacgcgggcGGCGAAACCGACCCGACGcagggaagcagcgtccgatcgagtacagagaggttccagagcggcaaatctgtgaccggacgctggccagcgtccgatcagcacattgccggctcaacggtcgggacgaccggacgcgtccggtcaggacgattcagcgtccggtcagtagcagaattgcgggagttcgaccccaatggctactttctcagtggggcttataaatagacccccccaaccggccatttggaagtgtggagctgaggaaacataccaagggtgttgatacaccattttagtgatctccacttgcattagtgattcattaggtgattagcgtaggtactttgtgaagtgcttaggttgattagaccaccgctcatgcacttgctctaggtttaggcctagtgtttagtgaggtttgcatacctcttaccactcggtgcttgcgagcaccattgttgtatatcggaggggcttgaagtcttgcgagaccacaccaaccgcgtttggggtgtggccgccatcgtgtaccggagggaacaaggcccgcggcgtttcgaccggaagcttgatagtgaagacggcggggagcatccggaagaggcttatcggaaggcacgtcggagacccacttgcgcgtggggaaggcccgaggctatccacggagttacccgaccgggagcttggcccttgagagggattccttgcgaggggctccaacgaggactagggggaagcttgcgcgcttctcgatacctcggtaaaaataccggagtcgtcgatgggagtttgtatatctctaccttgctctttagcttccgcatttatattgtttaccttacttgttttgcggtagagatagcaactcactagcaaaaccgtaattGCACATTGAGATAGTTcatctattgcatatgttttgctagagttagaaaaataGGCCATAGTTTTAGAGTTAGAatctttaagttgcctaattcatccctcctcttaggcgtcacggtctctttagatatatagcttttgatatgtatctatatatgtatacatatgtagtAAAAACTATATAGCTTTTCATAACCAACACTAGAACAGACAAGAAACAATTGGTTCTGAATAAATAGAAAGACTTGTGTTACGAGGACGAGCAAATAGAAAGAGTTCTGGTTCGTGTCAAATCCATTCATAACCAACACTAGAACAGACAAGAAACAATTGGTTCTGAATAAATAGAAAGACTTGTGTTACGAGGACGAGCAAATAGAAAGAGTTCTGGTTCGCGTCCTCGGTTACTCGCCTACGAGCACTTGGGGAGGGGGGTGACCTCCCCGGAACCCCAGCGGCGGCAGAGAAGGCAcagggagagagcgagagagcaGGGACGTGTGGAGTGGTGAatgagggaggtaaccctagCAGGTGGATGCAGGTTTTATTCGGTGCACAGTGGAAGCCACATAGGCCCACCCACGTGCGCCCCAAGCGAAACCAGGCTTCGGTGAAACGCCCACCCGCTCGTTTCCAGGAAGCCTGGCTACGAACCCCTCATGGGATTGCGGTATCCACAAATTGCACTTTTAACTAATTCACAAAGGATCATAAACATTCATATACACAAATTAGAAAACTTTAGTTATAATGTTTTGTGTCGAGAAATGTTCAGGATAGTGAAATACTATGGATTCAAAGGTTTGGGTGGATCTTTTCTCATGCAATTATACAAGTGCACTAATAATCTCTGATCTCTTAAACAAGATAATGGAGCTATGTTACAGTTGAAAGGTTACTAACACAAAGATTTTGCTGGCCCCATACAGTTATGGTTCCACATCTCTAACTGCAAAACCAGGCAACAAGATCCGTGAACTGTTAAAAGCTTCACCCGCACAACCAGGTAACCAGAAAACTCCGGCAAATTTCATCCACAAAATCACATAAAATCAGTAAACATTGGAACCAAATTGGATCTGCCAGCTGAGGAAAACTAACACAAAAAAAGTATAAGCTTAGTCACtatcctcttcttcccgctcttcATGCTGGGCCACAACCTTCTCTATGAACTTCCTGCGAACACCTTCAATGACATTGTCCCGAGATGAATCACTGCCATCATGCCCATCATTCAGTACCGGGTCTGACTGGCAAAGGGCTAACGCAACAGCTGAAAGGAACATAACAGTGACTTAGTGTAAATAGATGAAACCCATGTATATTGCTGGGAAAAGAATTTCTGGAACGATGTAGAGGTAAAGGAAAGCTTCCATAAATTTAGTGTAATCTAAATGTGAAAGATTATTCTCTAATTTCTTATTACAGAAAAGGAACAATGATATGCTAAGATCTGGGAACCAGCATGCTGCTATTTTAGACAAACACCATCGAAATATTTGACACATGAAACAACGCAGACAAATCAAGACTAGATCTGGGGAGTGTATGCATTAAGGCACGCAGGTCATAATGAATTGTTTactattgattttttttttaaaaaaaattatcacCTGAAGGTCAAAATATTTTGCTTTAGTTAAGGAAGTTCAGGTGGTATATCCAAAAGgaagcggattgtgggagctaaATGGCATAGGCCAATATGCCATTCATAAATTTACAGGTGTGAGCTCAAAAAGACCTATCAACAGCACATAGAATTGGAGCAACTGGAATCAATCAACTAACGGGAAAAGCAGATACTGAATACTAATTTGCAGTATACGAGTAGTAACTTACATTCAGGTGTGCATCTCTTTCCACCAAACTTCTGCAAACCAACATAAGTCCCTTTGACAGCACTGTTGTTATACACCAGTATTGTAGGAACATTCCTATCTGGGTAGTTGGGGATGCAGTCTGTGGAGATAATTTTAACAAACTTTGTCGCTGGGTATCTTGTAGCCAATTCCTCCAAACAATTCTGAAGCAATCCACATTCAGGTATCCTGTCATCAGATTTATAGAATTCGATAAGCGCCACAATTTACTAAAGAACATCATGCTTCATGCATCAGATCAGGTATGGAGCTCATTACACTCCAATGAATTCAGATATCCTTTCTGTACAATTTTGATGCAAGCAACACATGGAAGCATTAAAACATCATACAGAAAAGAGCAACAATTTCATGGAAGATCCTCCATGCTGAAAAACTGCAGCATGACAATCAACTAATTACATTACAGCTTAAAGTGGTGGACAAATCAACAGGACAATGTCCACTAAATCCAAGAATTGCCAAGCTATCTATTTGTTATATGGTCATGAAAGCATGCTCACTTCTTTGTCAGTTCCACCTCCTTTGAACCTTGCAAACAACTCTGGAAGTCTTGGGTGCCGCTTCGCTGAAGTTCTTCCTGTGGCTAGCGGGGCACAACAGATGCTGGACGGCGGATAGACTGGCAAATCGCGGTCTGATGCACTCATCTTGCTGCCCACTTAGCGACCCAGGAGAAAGGAATTGAGCACCTCATGTCAACCTGAGTCTTCTCCCGCCAGGTTTGGTCCACTGCCCACAGCCTACAAGCACTAGCACCATCCGGGCACGACAGCTTCCAAACATGGTGGTGCAAGGCGACACATAAAGCTCCAAAGGTGGCGAGGAAGGGCCTCAATTCACTGGTGCTCTTCCTGGCGTGGACTCTATGGAAACAAAGAAACCAATGTGTATTTGATGGAATCACACAGTCGGTCTCGGCAGTAATCCAAGAGGCAAGCGATTAAGCACATTTCTAGACCATGGCAGGCGCGAAGGCCACGTGTGCTGCTAGAGCGAGCTGAGTAGGCAACAGCTAGTAGGGGCTGCATGTATTGTTTAAATGGTTGTgttcatgcaaaaaaaaaaaaacctaacCCAACCGTGGAATTGGTTTGTAGTCGGACAATTTTTTCTATCTATCAATGAAACAGCATGCAACTCTCCAGCACGTTCGACAAGAAAAAAGAAAGCATGTTCACAGATCATATATATCGAAGGTACGAGCTGCTGGGACCTCACAGCAATAAAATGTCTGGCTACGAGCCAATGACACAACACAAGTATCAGAATTCCTATATCCAGCCAACCATAGTCAAATTTCATAGTTGCCTAGTCTTTTCAGGCAACTTTCTATAGAAAACCAAGACAACTAAATAAAGTGCAGTCAAAGTCTGAATTTAGTTCAATCTGGTTCCAGAGCTGTTTGGTCGAATCATACAAAATAAACCCTAGAATTGTTCTCCCATGCATAATCATTGACATAGCATGCAAAAGGATGCAGTGAACTGTGAAGAAAGAGTTACCCATCCTTGTAGAGGAAGACCACAACCCAAACATCTGATGGTGCCTGAGACACCTCCCGCACGAAGTCCGAGCCAGTGATGGGAACTATACTACCAAATCGCGCGGTTTTTGCTGCCTCCCTCAGCTCTGCGAGCCTCGTCTTCCTGCAGGCATGGAATTACATCAAATCGTCACAATCAATTCCCACTTGTACCAAACGAATCGCAAAACGCATTGAATAATCCAAAGTCCGGAACTACTGCGAGGAATCCGGATCAACAATAGAAAGACATCAGATTCCTATCAGAAGCACACGAATTATACCAATTAACCACGCTAGTCAGATCAGATCAATCAAACGCGGCAGGCACTAAAGCTTCTTAAGATGCATCTAATAACAGAAGGGGAAAAGACAGCATCACGGATCAGCAATCAGACAGCAGACCGGATCAAGCCTACGGAGAGGCCCTACCTGTACTGCTCGAGGAAGCGGTCGTCGTCCAGGTCGTCCTCGAGTTCCTCGAGCTCTTCGGGCTCGCGCTCGTCGAGCCATTCCTTTGACTTGGGCTGCTTGTCGGCGTCGACCTTGGGGGCGAAGGGCGGCGGCTTGAAGGGCTCCGACTTCGGAGGCAGGTTCCCGAGGCGGCGCTGGATGTCGTCCCACTCTGTGCTCCTCCCCTCCACGTCCTTGTACACGAAGTGAtagtccgccatggccgagcacAAGGAGGCAGGAGCGCAGAGAGAGAGATGGAGGGAGGCAGGGGATGCGCAAAACCGCGGGGGAATGGAGAAGCGAAGTGGGGAAGAGAAGGGAGAGAAGGGAGCGCGGAAGCACGACTGACGTGCGGGCCCCACTTCCTGGATCCTCTACCGGAGCGGCTTCTGACAGGTGGAACCCTCGTGTCGGTGAGATGGCAACCAATTTCGCTGggagatttaactttttaccattataagaATCGGCATCTCCTGATATCTCACTTTAACGGCTGGCAATACGAATTTGGCACGCAACGGAGAGAAGAGATACAGAATTGCCACTTTTGCAGTCGTGGCACGCCAGCGCGCCAGTCCAGGTCGGATCCGAGGCAACATGGGGGTGGTAAATGACCGCGGCTGCCCCTGCCCTCTGCTGCTAACCCAGCCGGGCCACACTCAGTCGCCTTACCCGGCCCATTCGCTCATTCTTTGTCTCCCCGCTCTCGCCGTagccctcctcctccgccgccgccatccgacgacgacgccgccttcctctccctccttcctcTCCCAGCTTTCTCGATGGAGCATTACTCGGAGTCGTCTAGAGGTGGACGGGCGAGGAGCAGGCTTCACGGTGGCCCAAGCACCCGCATTGCCTTGGTCGGTCTCGATCCCATTGGTGAGCTCAGTGGTTTCCCGTTGATCCCTTGTCCGGATTGCCATCTTGCTCGAGTGGTGGAAGGGCAGACCAAGAAGGGCAATGAGAATCATGGCCGTCTATACTTCAAGTGTGCAAGGAATGTGGTGAGTTGTCTCCTAGATTTTCCTAAATTAGCACAATTAGGGTTGTAATTTGTGTCCTTTTTTAGTTCCCCAAGTTGTGTGGGTGCTATCGATTCGAGAAGCAGTACTTCTAGCAGTTGAAGGATCTCGGCATCGTCATTGTTCGGCCATCGAACTGGGCAGAGGTGGTGGAAGAAGAAGCTTTAGTGGGGAGTCTAGATGGTGACAAGCAGAGGAAGGAATTGGAGCACAAGCTGGA
Protein-coding sequences here:
- the LOC136531292 gene encoding uncharacterized protein, translating into MADYHFVYKDVEGRSTEWDDIQRRLGNLPPKSEPFKPPPFAPKVDADKQPKSKEWLDEREPEELEELEDDLDDDRFLEQYRKTRLAELREAAKTARFGSIVPITGSDFVREVSQAPSDVWVVVFLYKDGIPECGLLQNCLEELATRYPATKFVKIISTDCIPNYPDRNVPTILVYNNSAVKGTYVGLQKFGGKRCTPESVALALCQSDPVLNDGHDGSDSSRDNVIEGVRRKFIEKVVAQHEEREEEDSD